One genomic segment of Culturomica massiliensis includes these proteins:
- the sprA gene encoding cell surface protein SprA: protein MRFLVVFLFVLFGMLFAVSGKTMFLPVEGMPYPEYPATGRDTLQFPIRESADNEIRRNVPPSSLFLKKPSNVRDTVVYDPTTKRYVVMTLIGDKYEYSRPYSLTLDEYVNLQTKNSLYEYNRRQIQQGNKYDFKELVSHLQFLDKILNPIFGKDKVKINVQGSVELTLGAKINKVDNPTLPIDLRKTTTLDFDEKIQFNINGNIGDLINLDWSYNTEATFDYENMLKLNYEGKEDDIVKKVEAGNVSLPLPGTLITGGQNLWGFRTDLQFGKLTMSSIFTQQKSESNMVTLDKGAQKQEFEVSAHNYEANKHFFLSKYFRDTYDAALAKLPIVNSGVTITKVEVWVTNKSSRFEQARNIVAFVDLAESARNISNPLFQAGGSIYPDNQTNNLYSKMDGQYSGIRDINQVTNTLAPLAPGFASGKDYEKVENARLLDASEYILNDKLGYISLNQALNADEVLAVAYEYTVRGQIYTVGELTSNALAAPSTLIVKMLRSTTQSPAMPTWDLMMKNVYNIGSYNLSADEFVLDVLYQNDKAGTKVNYLPAGDINNKILLSVLNLDRLNSQLDAIPDGRFDYIEGVTVYSSKGRIVFPVLEPFGSYLRKKINNNSAANQYVFEELYTMTQSDAEKKSEKNKYYLKGSYKSSTSSEISLGGGDIPQGSVKVVAGGVELLENIDYIVDYTMGTVKIINQSLLEAGTPITVKSENRSMFGMQTKTLIGTHLDYKFNDKFNIGATIMHMSEKPLTHKVNIGDEPISNTIWGLNASYNTESGLLTTLVDKLPFINTKAKSHLSIDAEFAKFQPGTNKGAGGNAYIDDFEGSKIAIDMKAVTQWKLSSVPQDEEFPEGQLSNQIEYGFNRAKMAWYVVDPIFYRMSTATPGHIRADKEQRSNHFVREIRQTEIFPNKDIAVGDVNIVPALSVAYYPEERGPYNFEVEPTRYSRGTDKNGKLKDPETRWGGMMRAVYTNDFEAANVQYIEMWLMDPFVYNADHKGGEVYIDLGNVSEDILRDGRKSFENGLPTSANVINVDSTKWGRVPTVQSIVNGFDNNTQARRFQDVGLDGLSDEDERSYFSGYLERIRQQFGENSEMYRQAYDDPSGDNYHFFRGSDFDARETSILERYKRYNNTEGNSPTADMSPESYPTAATNLPDVEDINGDNTLNETEAFFRYKLKLTPQGMKVGENFITSITEADVDLPNGTQGKVNWYQIKIPINTSNRTSYGSISDFKSIRFMRMILKGFQDSVVLRLASLDLVRDNWRKYESQIDDDNLVTSDRTIFDVSVVNLEENASKTPVNYVMPPGIQRVVDATNPQLRELNEQAMLLKVMDLEEGDARGVYKNVSHDMLRYKTLLMDVHAEAIQGYPLDDEELTLFLRMGGDNVNNYYEYEIPLKLTPPGFYTDDERGRLAVWPAENKIQLPLRFLQTIKQKRNAAARAAGKEVDLTEVYEMSVADLGADVEAEMLKHIVKVKGKPSLADIRTIMIGIRNPRSTYVTKGARSAEVWVNELRLSDFDNKGGWAANVRMTAKLADVATVTFAGSRITPGFGSIEQHASEISREDYRSIDFSTNVEIGKFFPERWRIRLPMYYAYSRQTTLPEYDPLDTDIPLDISLNNAESKHVRDSIKRNAEDYMMRKSLNFTNVGIESKDGKSRLFDISNLNLTFSYNKANAHNVNTERDLEKNYRGLISYVYNGMPPIVEPFKKSKSLNSPYLKLLKDFNFYYMPSMVSITSDITRNYREIKLKNLDNPNLLIEPTVDKDFMWTRDYAFKFNLTRNLSVDFRATTQARIDEPQGIVDKQRDPDRYKQWRDTVLNNILDGGRPVNYNHDFSVRYTVPINKLPGLDWTSMQAMYSTRYDWQAGAITDDSTRHGNVIQNANSLQLSGDLSLTSLYNKSKFIRNLSRAPRRQRGKNVNFNTEASELKKGRAFVIKHKLKTGDIKVKMTASDGTPVKVGYESLGRNKVRIRPAENMNLAKINVTGVVRQTESPMRAVGRFFVGLITGIKSVNIAYSEDRGTTLPGFLPEARFLGQERYNGTSAPGFKFLFGGQSEQFGIRAAEKGWITTDTTLNEPYLMNFSQSIYVRALFEPIKKLRINLTASRTRSRNTSEYLIYDGDKFSSVNKMIAGNFSMTVVGLNSAFYKVGNDVSASAEVYNEFLENRKKVSKEMAMKRYGKAFEDEAIEVNGKKTGFYNGYGATSQEVLITSFNRAYGVGDYSGLIPKIMAMRPNWRVSYTGLMDIPFMKKVFRSFNLNHTYTCKYNIGSFASNLKYAEDAMDVQGNWMALFDVNTVSINEQFNPLISMDMVWVNNLTTRFDINRRRDVSLSLVNAQLSETSSNEVVVGVGYRFGNLPIFFKNRQLNNDINVQFDYSIRRNNTIIRRISESVDQLTAGQEVKSIKVSADYTFNNRLNLRLFYDRVVNTPYVSLSFPTTNTNFGLSVRYTLTQ from the coding sequence ATGCGATTTTTGGTGGTGTTCTTATTTGTCCTGTTCGGGATGTTGTTTGCTGTTTCCGGGAAAACGATGTTTTTGCCGGTAGAGGGGATGCCATACCCGGAATATCCGGCAACAGGTCGCGATACGTTACAGTTTCCCATCCGGGAAAGTGCGGATAATGAAATCCGCCGGAATGTCCCTCCTTCTTCTTTGTTTTTAAAAAAACCTTCCAATGTAAGGGATACGGTGGTTTATGATCCTACAACCAAGCGTTATGTGGTTATGACGTTGATCGGGGATAAGTATGAATATTCGCGCCCTTATTCTTTGACGTTGGATGAATATGTTAATTTGCAGACAAAAAATTCTTTATACGAGTATAATCGTCGGCAAATTCAACAAGGCAATAAATATGATTTTAAAGAACTGGTATCTCATTTACAATTCCTGGATAAAATTCTGAACCCTATTTTTGGAAAAGATAAGGTAAAAATTAATGTACAGGGATCGGTAGAACTGACTTTGGGAGCGAAGATCAACAAAGTAGATAATCCGACTTTACCCATTGATTTGAGGAAGACCACGACCTTGGATTTTGATGAGAAAATTCAGTTTAACATAAACGGTAATATCGGCGACCTGATTAATCTGGACTGGAGTTACAATACGGAGGCGACTTTCGATTATGAGAATATGTTGAAGTTGAATTACGAAGGGAAGGAGGATGATATTGTCAAAAAAGTGGAAGCGGGTAATGTGTCTTTGCCTTTACCGGGGACATTGATTACGGGAGGCCAAAATCTCTGGGGATTCCGTACGGATTTGCAATTCGGTAAATTGACGATGTCTTCTATATTCACGCAACAGAAGAGCGAATCGAATATGGTCACTTTGGATAAAGGGGCGCAGAAGCAGGAATTTGAGGTGTCTGCCCATAATTATGAGGCTAATAAGCACTTCTTTTTGTCGAAATATTTCCGGGATACCTATGATGCGGCTCTGGCAAAACTGCCGATCGTCAACAGTGGGGTTACGATCACTAAAGTAGAGGTATGGGTTACCAATAAAAGTTCCCGGTTTGAGCAGGCCCGGAATATTGTTGCATTCGTGGATTTGGCCGAGAGTGCCCGGAATATTTCAAATCCTTTGTTTCAAGCCGGGGGAAGTATTTATCCGGATAATCAAACGAATAATTTGTACAGTAAAATGGACGGACAATATTCCGGTATCCGGGATATTAACCAGGTTACGAATACATTGGCTCCATTGGCTCCGGGATTTGCTTCGGGAAAAGATTATGAAAAAGTAGAAAATGCCCGTTTGCTGGATGCTTCTGAATACATACTGAATGACAAACTGGGTTATATTTCATTGAATCAGGCTCTGAATGCCGATGAGGTGCTGGCTGTTGCCTACGAATATACGGTAAGGGGGCAAATATATACGGTCGGTGAACTGACCTCGAATGCGCTTGCTGCTCCTTCCACTCTTATCGTCAAGATGTTGCGCAGTACGACTCAAAGTCCGGCAATGCCGACCTGGGACTTGATGATGAAGAATGTTTATAATATCGGTAGCTATAATTTAAGTGCCGATGAGTTTGTGCTGGATGTTCTGTATCAGAATGATAAGGCGGGAACGAAAGTGAATTACTTACCGGCCGGGGATATTAATAATAAAATTTTATTGTCGGTATTGAATCTGGACCGGTTGAATTCCCAATTGGATGCGATTCCTGACGGACGTTTTGACTATATAGAGGGAGTGACGGTATATTCCAGTAAAGGACGGATTGTTTTTCCGGTATTAGAGCCTTTCGGTTCCTATTTGCGGAAGAAGATCAACAATAATAGTGCTGCGAATCAATATGTCTTTGAGGAGTTGTATACGATGACTCAGAGCGATGCCGAGAAAAAGTCGGAAAAGAATAAATATTATTTAAAGGGGAGTTATAAGTCTTCGACGTCCTCTGAAATTTCACTCGGCGGCGGGGATATACCGCAGGGATCGGTAAAGGTTGTAGCAGGAGGTGTCGAGTTGTTGGAAAATATCGATTATATTGTCGATTATACAATGGGAACCGTGAAGATTATCAACCAGTCTTTACTGGAGGCCGGTACTCCGATCACGGTAAAAAGTGAGAATCGCTCGATGTTCGGTATGCAGACGAAGACCCTGATCGGTACTCATCTGGATTATAAGTTTAACGATAAGTTCAATATCGGGGCTACTATTATGCATATGAGCGAAAAGCCGCTCACTCATAAGGTGAATATCGGTGATGAGCCGATTTCGAATACGATATGGGGATTAAATGCTTCTTACAATACGGAATCGGGACTTTTGACGACGTTGGTCGATAAATTGCCTTTTATCAATACGAAGGCCAAATCGCATTTGAGTATAGATGCTGAGTTTGCGAAATTCCAGCCGGGGACGAACAAAGGGGCGGGAGGAAATGCTTATATCGACGATTTTGAAGGCAGTAAGATTGCTATCGATATGAAGGCGGTAACACAATGGAAATTGTCTTCCGTACCCCAGGACGAGGAGTTTCCGGAAGGGCAGCTTTCCAATCAGATCGAATACGGTTTCAATCGGGCCAAAATGGCCTGGTATGTAGTTGATCCGATATTTTACCGGATGTCGACGGCTACGCCGGGACATATCCGGGCCGATAAAGAACAACGTTCGAACCATTTTGTACGTGAGATCCGGCAGACGGAGATTTTTCCGAATAAAGACATTGCAGTCGGGGATGTGAATATTGTTCCGGCTTTGTCCGTTGCCTATTATCCGGAGGAAAGAGGACCGTACAATTTTGAAGTGGAACCGACCCGTTATTCACGGGGAACCGATAAGAACGGTAAATTGAAAGACCCGGAAACCCGTTGGGGAGGAATGATGAGGGCTGTATATACCAATGATTTTGAAGCGGCGAACGTACAGTATATCGAGATGTGGCTGATGGATCCTTTTGTGTATAATGCAGATCATAAAGGAGGAGAGGTATATATCGATTTGGGGAATGTATCGGAGGATATTTTGCGGGATGGGAGAAAGTCTTTTGAGAACGGTTTGCCTACGAGTGCCAATGTGATAAATGTAGATTCGACGAAATGGGGGCGTGTACCTACCGTACAATCCATTGTCAACGGTTTTGACAACAACACACAGGCACGGCGTTTTCAGGATGTCGGCCTGGACGGGTTGAGCGATGAGGATGAGCGGAGTTATTTTTCGGGTTATTTAGAACGAATTCGCCAGCAGTTTGGGGAAAATTCGGAGATGTACCGTCAGGCATACGATGATCCTTCCGGGGATAATTATCATTTTTTCCGGGGATCGGATTTCGATGCCCGTGAGACTTCTATTCTGGAGCGTTATAAAAGATACAACAATACCGAGGGAAACTCGCCTACGGCAGATATGTCGCCGGAATCCTATCCTACGGCAGCAACAAATCTGCCGGATGTAGAGGATATTAACGGCGATAACACGTTGAATGAAACCGAAGCTTTTTTCCGTTATAAGTTGAAACTTACCCCGCAGGGAATGAAGGTCGGAGAGAATTTTATTACAAGTATTACGGAGGCTGATGTGGATTTGCCTAATGGGACTCAGGGAAAAGTAAACTGGTATCAGATTAAAATACCGATCAATACTTCTAACCGGACTTCGTACGGAAGTATCAGTGATTTCAAGTCGATCCGGTTTATGCGTATGATTCTGAAAGGGTTTCAGGATAGCGTTGTTTTGCGTTTGGCCAGTCTGGATTTGGTAAGGGATAATTGGCGTAAATACGAATCTCAGATTGACGATGATAATTTAGTGACGTCTGACCGGACTATTTTTGATGTATCGGTCGTGAATCTGGAAGAAAATGCCAGCAAAACACCGGTTAATTATGTGATGCCTCCGGGAATTCAACGAGTGGTAGATGCGACGAACCCGCAATTACGGGAATTGAACGAGCAGGCTATGCTGTTGAAAGTCATGGACCTGGAAGAGGGGGATGCCCGGGGTGTTTATAAGAATGTAAGTCATGATATGTTGCGGTATAAGACGTTGCTGATGGATGTACACGCAGAAGCGATACAAGGTTATCCTTTGGATGATGAGGAATTGACTTTGTTTTTGCGCATGGGGGGAGATAATGTCAATAATTATTATGAATATGAAATACCGTTAAAGCTTACCCCTCCGGGGTTCTATACCGATGACGAACGGGGAAGGCTGGCGGTATGGCCGGCGGAGAATAAAATTCAGTTGCCGCTGCGTTTTTTACAGACGATCAAGCAAAAGCGGAATGCAGCAGCCCGGGCCGCAGGTAAGGAGGTTGACCTCACTGAGGTGTATGAGATGTCTGTTGCTGATTTGGGAGCGGATGTGGAAGCTGAAATGCTGAAACACATTGTCAAGGTCAAAGGTAAACCGAGTCTGGCGGATATAAGGACGATTATGATCGGAATCCGTAATCCGCGAAGTACGTATGTAACGAAAGGAGCCCGTTCTGCTGAGGTTTGGGTGAATGAATTGCGTTTGTCGGATTTCGATAACAAAGGGGGGTGGGCTGCCAATGTGCGTATGACAGCTAAATTAGCCGATGTGGCAACGGTTACTTTTGCGGGAAGCCGTATTACGCCGGGATTCGGAAGTATTGAGCAACATGCCAGTGAAATCAGCCGTGAAGATTACAGGTCTATCGATTTTTCGACGAATGTGGAGATCGGTAAGTTTTTTCCGGAGCGTTGGCGGATTCGTTTGCCGATGTACTACGCTTATTCACGTCAGACGACTTTACCGGAATACGATCCGCTGGATACGGATATTCCCTTGGATATCTCCTTGAATAATGCGGAGAGTAAGCATGTGCGCGATTCTATAAAACGCAATGCGGAAGATTATATGATGCGGAAAAGCCTTAATTTTACGAATGTCGGAATTGAAAGTAAAGACGGAAAGTCGCGGCTTTTCGATATTTCCAATCTGAATCTGACGTTTTCCTATAATAAGGCTAATGCACATAACGTGAATACAGAACGGGATTTGGAAAAGAATTACCGGGGATTAATCAGTTATGTATACAATGGGATGCCTCCTATTGTGGAACCGTTTAAGAAGTCGAAGTCGCTTAATTCGCCTTATTTGAAATTATTGAAAGATTTCAATTTTTATTATATGCCTTCGATGGTGTCTATTACTTCGGATATTACCCGCAATTACCGGGAAATCAAACTGAAGAATCTGGATAATCCTAATTTATTGATAGAGCCGACGGTAGATAAGGATTTTATGTGGACCCGGGATTATGCGTTTAAGTTTAATCTGACCCGTAATCTGAGTGTGGATTTCCGGGCTACGACACAGGCGCGTATTGATGAGCCGCAGGGAATTGTCGATAAGCAGCGCGATCCCGACCGTTATAAGCAGTGGAGGGATACGGTTTTGAATAATATTCTGGACGGAGGACGTCCGGTCAATTATAACCACGATTTTAGTGTACGTTATACTGTGCCTATTAATAAATTACCGGGATTAGACTGGACTTCGATGCAGGCTATGTATTCTACCCGTTATGATTGGCAGGCAGGAGCCATAACAGATGATTCGACGCGGCACGGGAATGTTATCCAGAATGCCAATTCGCTGCAGTTGAGCGGGGATCTTTCATTGACAAGTCTTTATAACAAGTCTAAATTTATACGTAATCTGAGCCGTGCTCCCCGTAGACAGAGAGGTAAGAATGTGAATTTCAATACAGAAGCTTCCGAATTGAAAAAAGGACGTGCATTTGTGATCAAGCATAAATTAAAGACCGGTGATATCAAGGTGAAGATGACGGCTAGCGACGGTACCCCGGTAAAAGTCGGTTATGAATCGCTGGGACGTAATAAGGTAAGGATCCGGCCGGCGGAGAATATGAATCTGGCAAAGATAAATGTAACGGGAGTTGTCCGTCAGACTGAGAGTCCGATGAGAGCTGTGGGACGATTTTTCGTGGGACTCATTACCGGTATTAAGAGTGTCAATATTGCTTATTCGGAAGACCGGGGAACTACTTTGCCGGGATTTCTGCCGGAGGCCAGATTCCTGGGGCAGGAGAGATATAACGGAACTTCTGCTCCCGGATTTAAATTCCTTTTCGGAGGACAGAGCGAACAATTCGGTATACGGGCAGCGGAAAAAGGATGGATCACTACCGATACGACCCTGAACGAGCCTTATCTGATGAATTTCTCTCAGAGTATATATGTACGTGCGTTGTTTGAACCGATAAAAAAATTGAGGATTAATTTAACGGCCAGTCGTACGCGCTCCCGCAATACGAGTGAATATCTGATTTATGACGGGGATAAGTTTTCATCTGTCAATAAAATGATAGCGGGTAATTTCAGTATGACGGTCGTTGGGTTGAATTCTGCTTTTTATAAGGTCGGAAATGACGTTTCAGCTTCGGCCGAGGTATATAACGAGTTTTTGGAGAACCGGAAAAAAGTATCGAAAGAAATGGCGATGAAGCGTTATGGAAAAGCATTTGAAGACGAAGCTATCGAAGTCAACGGTAAGAAAACCGGTTTTTATAACGGATACGGAGCAACTTCTCAGGAAGTATTGATTACCTCTTTTAACCGGGCATACGGAGTAGGGGATTATTCCGGACTGATCCCGAAGATTATGGCAATGCGCCCGAACTGGCGGGTTTCCTATACCGGGCTGATGGATATTCCTTTTATGAAAAAGGTGTTCCGTTCATTTAATCTGAATCATACCTATACTTGTAAATACAATATCGGATCGTTTGCCTCTAACCTGAAATATGCAGAAGATGCGATGGATGTGCAGGGAAACTGGATGGCTCTGTTCGATGTAAATACGGTATCGATTAACGAGCAGTTTAATCCCCTGATCAGTATGGATATGGTGTGGGTTAATAACCTGACGACCCGTTTCGATATCAACCGCAGAAGGGACGTCAGTTTGAGTTTGGTCAATGCCCAGCTTTCCGAAACTTCCAGCAATGAGGTGGTTGTCGGGGTGGGGTATCGTTTCGGTAATTTGCCTATTTTCTTTAAAAACAGGCAATTGAATAACGATATTAACGTTCAGTTTGATTATTCGATCCGTCGTAACAATACGATTATCCGTCGTATATCGGAAAGTGTGGACCAGCTGACGGCCGGACAAGAGGTGAAGAGTATTAAGGTTTCTGCCGATTATACTTTTAATAACCGATTGAATTTGCGTTTGTTTTATGACAGGGTGGTGAATACACCTTATGTGTCGTTGTCTTTCCCGACAACGAATACCAATTTCGGATTGAGTGTAAGGTATACTTTGACACAGTAA
- the ruvA gene encoding Holliday junction branch migration protein RuvA → MYEYIKGALVEAGPTYAVVDCGGVGYWLNISVNTYSKISAEKEVCLYVHLIVREDAHLLYGFYSKEERVLFRQLISVSGIGANTANVMLSSMTVDEIVGAIRTGNDEAIRRVKGIGTKTAQRVIIELKDKVGTSGAAESFVFASGAVKEEALAALVMLGFVKAQASKVLDKIVAGGGNRTVEELIKLALKQL, encoded by the coding sequence ATGTACGAATATATAAAAGGGGCACTCGTGGAGGCGGGCCCGACATATGCCGTTGTTGATTGTGGAGGAGTCGGATATTGGCTGAATATCTCCGTTAATACATATTCTAAAATTTCTGCGGAAAAAGAGGTGTGTTTGTACGTGCATCTGATTGTGCGTGAAGATGCGCATTTGCTGTATGGTTTTTACAGCAAGGAGGAACGAGTGTTGTTCCGGCAACTGATATCCGTATCCGGGATTGGTGCGAATACGGCAAATGTGATGTTGAGTTCGATGACGGTGGATGAAATTGTCGGGGCGATTCGGACCGGGAATGATGAAGCGATTCGGAGAGTGAAAGGAATCGGGACGAAAACAGCTCAACGGGTTATTATCGAGTTGAAAGATAAAGTAGGTACGAGCGGGGCTGCTGAAAGCTTTGTTTTTGCATCGGGAGCGGTGAAGGAGGAAGCTTTGGCGGCTTTAGTTATGTTAGGATTTGTTAAGGCTCAGGCGTCGAAAGTGTTGGATAAAATTGTTGCAGGAGGTGGCAATAGGACGGTTGAAGAGCTGATAAAGTTGGCTTTAAAGCAGCTATAG
- the trpS gene encoding tryptophan--tRNA ligase, translating into MEIVVSGIRPTGNLHLGNYFGAVKNFLRLQDEYNCFFFIADWHSLTTHPHPGDVTNNVRKILAEYLACGIDPQKSAIYLQSDVKEILELYLYLNMNAYLGELERVTSFKEKARKQPDNVNAGLLTYPTLMAADILIHNADKVPVGKDQEQNMEMARKFARRFNTIYEVDYFKEPQSYSFGGEAVKVPGLDGSGKMGKSEGNAIYLLDEPAVIRKKVMKAVTDSGPTVPNSAKPEAIENLFKMLKIVSSADTYDYFNDKYNACEIRYGDLKKQLAEDIIVFTTPIRERILEISSDVAYMDRVAAEGAERAHCSADKTIRDVRKIIGFK; encoded by the coding sequence ATGGAGATAGTAGTAAGCGGAATACGTCCGACAGGAAATTTACATTTGGGAAATTATTTCGGAGCAGTGAAGAATTTTTTGCGGCTTCAAGATGAATATAACTGTTTTTTCTTTATTGCTGACTGGCATTCATTGACGACCCATCCCCATCCGGGAGATGTTACGAACAATGTCCGGAAAATATTGGCAGAATATCTGGCTTGCGGCATCGATCCTCAAAAGTCTGCGATATATTTGCAGAGTGACGTGAAAGAGATTCTGGAATTATATCTGTACCTGAATATGAATGCTTATTTGGGCGAATTGGAGCGTGTTACTTCTTTCAAGGAGAAGGCTCGTAAGCAACCGGATAATGTAAATGCCGGTTTACTGACCTATCCGACCCTGATGGCGGCAGATATTCTCATACACAATGCGGACAAGGTGCCGGTAGGAAAGGATCAGGAACAGAATATGGAGATGGCCAGGAAATTTGCCCGTCGTTTTAATACGATTTATGAGGTAGATTATTTTAAGGAGCCTCAGTCTTATTCTTTCGGTGGTGAAGCTGTTAAAGTTCCCGGATTAGACGGTTCCGGAAAAATGGGGAAGTCGGAAGGCAATGCTATTTATTTGTTGGACGAGCCGGCTGTGATTCGTAAAAAGGTGATGAAGGCCGTTACGGATAGCGGTCCGACGGTGCCGAACAGTGCAAAGCCCGAAGCGATAGAAAATTTGTTTAAAATGTTGAAGATCGTTTCTTCTGCCGATACATATGATTACTTTAACGATAAGTACAATGCTTGTGAAATTCGTTACGGTGATCTGAAGAAACAATTGGCCGAAGATATTATTGTGTTCACGACACCGATCCGGGAGCGGATTTTAGAGATTTCTTCGGATGTGGCCTATATGGACAGAGTTGCAGCGGAAGGAGCAGAGAGGGCGCATTGCAGTGCAGATAAAACCATTCGGGACGTTCGAAAAATTATTGGCTTTAAATAA
- a CDS encoding DUF3276 family protein, which yields MEGYERKDGMETSDREEIYSKAVRAGKRTYFFDVKATRNNDYYLTITESKKKFDDNGTQNFEKHKIFLYKEDFEKFSEGLDEVVKYIKAAIGGEIPTTKTTESAKSEFDVDFDQI from the coding sequence ATGGAAGGATACGAAAGAAAAGATGGAATGGAAACGAGTGATCGGGAAGAAATCTATTCTAAGGCAGTGCGAGCAGGGAAAAGAACTTATTTTTTCGACGTAAAAGCAACACGTAACAACGACTATTACCTGACGATTACGGAAAGCAAAAAGAAATTCGATGATAATGGCACACAGAATTTCGAAAAACACAAAATTTTCTTATACAAAGAAGATTTTGAAAAGTTCAGTGAAGGACTTGATGAAGTAGTTAAATACATCAAGGCTGCTATCGGAGGAGAAATCCCGACTACAAAAACTACCGAATCTGCAAAGAGTGAATTTGACGTAGATTTCGATCAAATTTAA
- a CDS encoding tRNA threonylcarbamoyladenosine dehydratase, producing the protein MINWLSRTELLLGVERLEKLRNAHVLVAGLGGVGAYAAEQLCRAGIGEMTIVDGDVVEMTNKNRQLPALDSTVGLPKAELMAARFRDINPEIKLHVINDFIRDEGMIDLLRAAAYDYVIDAIDTLAPKIFLIYHSLQLGLPVVSSMGAGGKLDPSRITVADISRSYNCNLARMLRKRLHKLGVYKGVKVVFSSEFTDPEAIVLAEGQNKKSNVGTISYMPPLFGCFAASVVIRDIIGLKNEKDA; encoded by the coding sequence ATGATAAATTGGTTAAGTAGAACGGAGCTTTTACTGGGAGTAGAAAGACTGGAGAAATTGAGAAATGCTCATGTATTGGTAGCCGGATTGGGAGGGGTCGGCGCTTATGCAGCCGAGCAGTTGTGCCGGGCAGGTATCGGAGAGATGACTATTGTAGACGGAGATGTGGTAGAAATGACTAACAAAAACCGGCAATTACCGGCATTGGATAGTACGGTGGGTTTACCGAAAGCCGAGTTGATGGCAGCCCGTTTCAGGGATATCAATCCGGAAATCAAGTTACATGTCATCAATGATTTTATCCGGGACGAGGGGATGATTGATTTGCTGAGAGCTGCTGCTTATGATTATGTAATAGATGCTATCGATACTTTGGCACCCAAGATATTTTTAATTTACCATAGTTTGCAATTGGGACTTCCGGTTGTAAGTTCGATGGGGGCCGGGGGAAAATTGGATCCGTCCCGGATTACCGTAGCCGATATTTCCAGGAGCTATAATTGCAATTTAGCCAGGATGCTACGGAAGAGGTTGCATAAACTGGGCGTATATAAAGGAGTAAAGGTGGTATTTTCTTCGGAGTTTACGGACCCGGAAGCTATCGTACTGGCAGAAGGGCAGAATAAAAAATCAAATGTCGGGACAATTTCTTATATGCCCCCGCTTTTCGGTTGTTTTGCCGCTTCGGTGGTGATTCGGGATATTATTGGTCTGAAAAATGAAAAAGATGCCTGA
- a CDS encoding TatD family hydrolase: MKSEGQERVKYVDVHTHKRGKDIYLLDISDGRLAEEGELCSAGIHPMFIGTSEPVKRIEEWAERKRIVAVGEAGFDRNSETGIAAQTELFEEEVRISETYKLPLIIHCVKAFPELLAVYKKMRPRQAWIIHGYNNNRQILDELLKHGLYISAGKKVFVETSNIRQLLPFIPLEQLFIETDDSDYTIEEVYAKVADLLRIPLDMLIRCMYRNWLSVFSGV, from the coding sequence ATGAAATCAGAGGGGCAGGAAAGGGTGAAGTATGTCGATGTTCATACCCATAAACGGGGGAAAGACATCTATTTACTGGATATTAGCGATGGCCGGCTAGCGGAGGAAGGCGAGTTGTGTTCGGCCGGAATACATCCTATGTTTATCGGAACGTCGGAGCCGGTCAAACGGATTGAAGAATGGGCTGAACGGAAGCGGATTGTTGCTGTCGGGGAAGCCGGTTTCGACCGTAATTCAGAAACCGGGATAGCAGCTCAGACGGAGTTATTCGAGGAGGAGGTACGTATTTCCGAGACTTATAAATTACCTTTGATTATTCATTGTGTCAAGGCTTTCCCTGAATTATTGGCAGTGTATAAGAAAATGCGGCCCAGGCAGGCTTGGATTATACACGGGTATAATAATAACCGGCAAATTCTGGATGAGTTGCTGAAACACGGACTGTATATATCTGCCGGAAAAAAGGTATTTGTTGAAACGTCAAATATCCGGCAATTGCTTCCTTTTATTCCTTTGGAACAGCTTTTTATAGAAACCGATGATTCGGATTACACGATAGAAGAAGTATATGCGAAAGTGGCTGATTTACTTCGTATCCCCTTAGATATGTTGATCAGATGCATGTATCGGAACTGGTTGTCCGTTTTTTCCGGTGTTTGA